In one window of Caballeronia sp. TF1N1 DNA:
- a CDS encoding DUF3443 domain-containing protein: MRRTTLGLGASSSSARTCVRWLGALFLAFALAACGGGGDDNKSSSNGGSNGGSSGGSVGGGGSTSTANAQPVAANGTNAVPISVNAGVAGFVNIPNVSVTVCAPGTNVCQTIDNIQLDTASYGLRILNTAAQSVLGSLPVTSAGNGGQLAECAGFADGYTWGTVRQADVRIGTEVASNVPLQIIGDLASTSAPSGMNGCPSGNDEATTADIGANGILGVGPATYDCGTSCVSSALNATYFSCQNGTNCTGTAVPLAQQVVNPVMRFPTDNNGVIVQLPPIPDNGAASAAGTLVFGIGTQSNNSLSGVTKYGTDQFGDLTGSYKGTTYQTFFDTGSNGNFFQDSFTLCSSTSSFYCPSSEQQLSATITGSEGNTATVPFSLVSARTLTSGGGKYAFDSLGGQLGMTGFFDFGMPFFYGRHVYVGYDPQGSSPYVAF; this comes from the coding sequence ATGCGTAGAACTACACTCGGCCTCGGCGCTTCCTCTTCGAGCGCACGCACCTGCGTGCGCTGGCTCGGCGCGCTGTTCCTCGCGTTCGCGCTCGCCGCATGCGGCGGTGGCGGCGACGACAACAAATCCAGCTCGAACGGCGGTTCGAACGGCGGCTCATCCGGCGGCTCGGTTGGCGGCGGCGGTTCCACCAGCACGGCGAACGCGCAGCCCGTTGCGGCCAACGGCACCAATGCCGTGCCGATCAGCGTCAACGCGGGTGTGGCGGGCTTCGTCAATATTCCGAACGTGTCGGTGACGGTATGCGCGCCGGGCACGAACGTATGTCAGACCATCGACAACATTCAGCTCGATACCGCTTCCTACGGCCTGCGTATCCTGAACACGGCGGCGCAGTCGGTACTGGGCAGCCTGCCTGTCACGAGCGCGGGGAACGGCGGTCAGCTCGCCGAATGCGCCGGTTTCGCGGATGGCTACACGTGGGGCACGGTGCGTCAGGCGGATGTGCGTATCGGTACCGAAGTCGCGAGCAACGTGCCGTTGCAGATCATCGGCGATCTGGCTTCGACCTCGGCGCCGTCCGGCATGAACGGCTGCCCGTCCGGCAATGACGAAGCGACGACCGCTGATATCGGCGCGAACGGCATTCTCGGCGTCGGTCCCGCGACCTACGACTGCGGCACGTCCTGCGTGAGTTCCGCGCTCAACGCGACTTACTTCTCCTGCCAGAACGGCACGAACTGCACGGGCACGGCAGTGCCGCTCGCGCAGCAGGTCGTCAACCCGGTCATGCGCTTTCCGACCGACAACAACGGCGTGATCGTGCAGTTGCCGCCCATTCCAGACAACGGCGCGGCGAGTGCTGCCGGCACGCTGGTATTCGGCATTGGCACGCAGAGCAATAACTCGCTTTCGGGCGTCACGAAGTACGGCACGGACCAATTCGGCGATCTGACGGGCTCCTACAAGGGCACGACGTATCAGACCTTCTTCGATACCGGCTCGAACGGCAACTTCTTCCAGGACAGCTTCACGCTCTGTTCGAGCACGAGTTCGTTCTATTGCCCGAGTTCCGAGCAACAGTTGTCGGCCACGATCACCGGCAGCGAGGGCAATACCGCCACCGTGCCGTTCAGTCTCGTAAGCGCGCGCACGCTGACCTCGGGCGGCGGGAAGTACGCATTCGACAGTCTCGGCGGTCAGTTGGGCATGACGGGCTTCTTCGACTTCGGCATGCCGTTCTTCTACGGACGGCACGTGTATGTCGGCTACGATCCGCAGGGAAGCTCGCCTTACGTGGCGTTCTGA
- the cheD gene encoding chemoreceptor glutamine deamidase CheD → MSGLPIASNLYFDNHFQKPGVKLLPNEFYMTSEDMVLVTVLGSCVAACINDRTAGIGGMNHFMLPDDGSDASAAASDSMRYGAYAMEVLINELIKRGGRRERFEAKVFGGGAVLAGMTTINIGDRNSEFVRRYLALEKIRIVAEDLQGMHPRKVAFMPRSGQVMVKKLKAAHEPVVVEREQALVQRTPEERAERLAKARSRVELFNTKPGAAGATGKPRVELFGASSAAGAKPRAELFSSGLARAPRSTRAAEEA, encoded by the coding sequence ATGAGCGGCCTGCCGATCGCGTCGAATCTGTATTTCGACAATCACTTTCAGAAGCCGGGCGTGAAGCTCCTGCCGAACGAGTTTTACATGACGAGCGAAGACATGGTGCTCGTGACCGTGCTCGGCTCGTGCGTGGCGGCGTGCATCAACGATCGCACGGCGGGCATTGGCGGGATGAATCATTTCATGTTGCCCGACGACGGTTCGGATGCGTCGGCGGCGGCGTCCGATTCGATGCGCTACGGCGCCTATGCGATGGAAGTGCTGATCAACGAACTCATCAAGCGCGGTGGACGGCGTGAGCGTTTCGAAGCGAAGGTGTTCGGCGGCGGCGCGGTGCTCGCGGGCATGACGACCATCAATATCGGCGATCGTAATTCGGAGTTCGTGCGGCGTTATCTCGCGCTGGAAAAGATTCGTATCGTCGCCGAGGATTTGCAGGGCATGCATCCGCGCAAGGTGGCGTTCATGCCGCGCTCGGGACAAGTGATGGTCAAGAAACTGAAGGCCGCGCACGAGCCGGTGGTGGTGGAACGCGAGCAGGCGCTCGTGCAGCGCACGCCGGAAGAACGCGCGGAGCGGCTCGCAAAGGCACGCTCGCGGGTCGAGTTATTCAACACGAAGCCGGGTGCGGCGGGCGCCACGGGCAAGCCGCGCGTGGAACTGTTCGGCGCATCGAGTGCGGCGGGCGCAAAGCCCCGGGCCGAGCTTTTCAGCAGCGGCCTGGCGCGTGCGCCGCGCAGCACCAGAGCGGCGGAGGAAGCATGA
- a CDS encoding CheR family methyltransferase — protein MTATRNARIDPAAGTRGSEVERDFEFTAADFARIRGLIHRRAGISLSDHKRDMAYSRLARRLRACGIDTFKLYLDRLEANEDSNEWEAFVNALTTNLTAFFRESHHFPILADFAKRRQQPVSVWCSAASTGEEPYSIAMTLVEALGDHAARQCTVFASDIDSQVLAKADAGVYSLDQVKTLPADRLKRFFLKGTGAHAGLVKVRPELRAMVNFGRVNLTDARYDIKGPFDAIFCRNVMIYFDKPTQSHVLSRFDPLMKPGGLLFAGHSENFTYVSQAFRLRGQTVYELTRDMKNAGAAKQTKALAGEVA, from the coding sequence ATGACGGCAACGCGCAACGCACGCATCGACCCGGCCGCCGGCACGCGCGGCTCCGAAGTCGAACGCGACTTCGAATTCACGGCAGCGGACTTCGCTCGCATTCGCGGACTGATCCATCGCCGCGCGGGCATTTCGCTCTCCGACCACAAGCGCGACATGGCGTACAGCCGTCTCGCCCGCCGTCTGCGCGCATGCGGCATCGACACGTTCAAGCTGTATCTGGACCGGCTGGAAGCCAACGAAGACAGCAACGAATGGGAAGCCTTCGTCAATGCGCTGACCACGAACCTCACCGCGTTTTTCCGCGAGTCGCATCACTTTCCGATTCTCGCGGACTTCGCCAAGCGCCGGCAGCAACCCGTGTCGGTGTGGTGCTCGGCGGCATCGACGGGTGAAGAGCCTTACTCGATCGCGATGACGCTCGTCGAAGCGCTCGGCGATCACGCCGCGCGCCAGTGCACGGTGTTCGCAAGCGATATCGACAGCCAGGTGCTCGCCAAGGCCGACGCCGGCGTGTATTCGCTCGATCAGGTGAAGACGCTGCCGGCGGACCGCCTCAAGCGTTTCTTCCTGAAGGGCACGGGCGCGCATGCGGGCCTCGTGAAGGTTCGTCCCGAGCTGCGCGCGATGGTGAACTTCGGCCGCGTGAATCTGACGGATGCGCGCTACGACATCAAGGGTCCGTTCGACGCGATCTTCTGCCGCAACGTGATGATCTATTTCGACAAGCCGACGCAATCGCACGTGCTGTCGCGCTTCGATCCGCTGATGAAGCCGGGCGGCCTGCTGTTCGCGGGACACTCGGAAAACTTCACGTACGTGTCGCAGGCGTTCCGTCTGCGCGGCCAGACCGTGTACGAACTGACGCGCGACATGAAGAACGCGGGCGCGGCGAAACAGACGAAGGCGCTGGCGGGAGAAGTGGCATGA
- a CDS encoding DUF2844 domain-containing protein has protein sequence MKQPRLGHLQRHFVLLAGAFGICAAAPALAALGGDPLTAPPGATATNAVVRAAVAASGASSASASSYTVRSTTLASGTIVNEYLSTEGTVFGIAWRGPRVPDLATLLGSYFPQYQQGLLAQRAERGARGQVSVQDSGLVVRSGGHMGAFAGSAYLPQSLPAGVSASDIQ, from the coding sequence CTGAAGCAACCCCGTCTTGGGCATCTGCAAAGACACTTCGTTCTGCTAGCGGGAGCGTTCGGCATCTGCGCCGCGGCACCGGCATTGGCCGCGCTTGGCGGCGATCCGCTCACCGCACCACCGGGCGCCACGGCGACGAATGCGGTCGTGCGCGCAGCCGTGGCCGCCTCGGGCGCGTCGTCTGCCAGCGCTTCGAGTTATACGGTCCGGTCGACCACGCTTGCGAGCGGCACCATCGTCAACGAGTATTTGTCCACGGAAGGCACGGTGTTCGGCATCGCCTGGCGCGGACCGCGTGTGCCCGACCTGGCCACGCTGCTCGGCAGCTATTTCCCGCAGTATCAGCAAGGCCTGCTCGCGCAACGCGCCGAGCGCGGCGCACGCGGTCAGGTGAGCGTGCAGGATTCGGGTCTCGTCGTGCGCTCGGGCGGACACATGGGTGCATTTGCCGGCAGCGCCTATCTGCCGCAATCCTTGCCCGCCGGCGTATCCGCCAGCGACATTCAGTAA
- a CDS encoding methyl-accepting chemotaxis protein: MFKKLSIRTMLTLVGLLFVSCAAVIGALSLVGLNSASHSLTSLAQEDMVAMRALAETSSYLLRSRITLDRVRSLAEAGNDAEAKKALDRGQYLLDKSNENWKLYLDTHKPMLPKTTLDELVAQHDTLVKTGVEPEFTAIRANDMAAYHAIADTKISPMFVSFDQAVVAAVAFQQKHAEESRSNTASHISTLSLTIGALLALSVLILIGTRIALRGLIVQPINDAVDHFDRISRGDLTKSAHTDSTNEIGRLFAGIERMRTDLTHMVGAVHRGAESIDVGAHEISSGNTDLSQRTEEQAASLQETASSMEELTSTVKQNADNARQASQLAVNASDIASRGGQVVEQVVDTMNAIASSSSKVVDIIGVIEGIAFQTNILALNAAVEAARAGEEGRGFAVVAGEVRSLAQRSAAAAKEIKALIGDSAGKVQSGSELVTRAGETMGEIVQAVRRVTDIMGEISAASEEQSDGIEQVNRAVTQMDSVTQQNAALVEEAAAAAASLEEQTRQLKDVVGQWRIEAGTKMVAAPAARVAPKADVSKAKTFKRAEPTKVSPEANVAREPAVIKVTASESQQPAKKPAPRMAAKAAVSAPRAKATTADDGDWETF, from the coding sequence ATGTTCAAGAAGTTGTCGATCCGCACGATGCTCACGCTCGTCGGACTGCTATTCGTCAGTTGCGCGGCCGTGATCGGCGCGCTGTCGCTCGTCGGCCTGAACTCGGCGAGCCATTCGCTCACGTCGCTCGCGCAGGAAGACATGGTCGCGATGCGCGCGCTCGCGGAGACCTCGTCGTATCTGCTGCGCTCGCGCATCACGCTCGACCGCGTGCGTTCGCTCGCCGAAGCGGGCAACGACGCGGAAGCGAAGAAAGCGCTGGACCGCGGCCAGTATCTGCTCGACAAGAGCAACGAGAACTGGAAGCTCTATCTCGACACCCATAAGCCGATGCTGCCGAAGACCACGCTCGATGAGCTCGTGGCGCAGCACGACACGCTCGTGAAGACGGGCGTCGAGCCGGAATTCACCGCGATCCGCGCGAACGACATGGCCGCGTATCACGCCATCGCGGATACGAAGATCAGCCCGATGTTCGTGTCCTTCGATCAAGCGGTAGTCGCGGCGGTGGCGTTCCAGCAGAAGCACGCGGAAGAATCGCGCTCGAACACGGCGTCGCACATCTCGACGCTTAGCCTGACCATCGGCGCGCTGCTCGCGTTGTCCGTGCTCATTCTCATCGGGACGCGCATCGCGTTGCGCGGCCTTATCGTGCAGCCGATCAACGACGCCGTCGATCACTTCGACCGCATCTCGCGCGGCGATCTCACGAAGTCGGCGCATACCGACAGCACGAACGAAATCGGGCGTCTGTTCGCGGGCATCGAACGCATGCGAACGGACCTGACGCATATGGTCGGTGCGGTGCATCGCGGCGCGGAATCGATCGATGTCGGCGCGCATGAAATTTCGAGCGGCAACACGGACCTCTCGCAACGCACGGAAGAACAGGCGGCGTCGCTGCAGGAAACGGCGTCGAGCATGGAAGAGTTGACGAGCACGGTCAAACAGAACGCGGACAACGCGCGTCAGGCGAGCCAGCTTGCGGTGAACGCGTCGGATATCGCGTCGCGCGGCGGCCAGGTCGTCGAGCAGGTCGTCGATACGATGAACGCGATTGCATCGAGTTCGAGCAAGGTCGTGGACATCATCGGCGTGATCGAAGGCATCGCGTTCCAGACCAACATTCTCGCGTTGAACGCGGCCGTGGAAGCGGCGCGTGCAGGCGAGGAAGGACGCGGCTTCGCGGTCGTGGCGGGCGAAGTGCGCTCGCTTGCACAACGCAGCGCGGCGGCGGCGAAGGAAATCAAGGCGCTGATCGGCGATTCGGCCGGCAAGGTGCAAAGCGGCTCCGAGCTCGTCACGCGCGCCGGTGAAACCATGGGCGAGATCGTGCAGGCGGTGCGCCGCGTGACCGACATCATGGGCGAGATCAGCGCGGCATCGGAAGAGCAGTCCGATGGCATCGAGCAGGTGAATCGCGCCGTCACGCAGATGGACAGCGTCACGCAACAGAACGCGGCCCTCGTCGAGGAAGCGGCGGCAGCCGCGGCATCGCTCGAAGAGCAGACGCGGCAACTGAAGGACGTGGTCGGCCAATGGCGCATCGAAGCAGGCACCAAGATGGTTGCCGCGCCCGCTGCACGCGTGGCGCCGAAGGCTGACGTCTCGAAGGCGAAGACGTTCAAGCGCGCCGAACCCACAAAAGTTTCGCCCGAGGCTAACGTCGCGCGCGAACCGGCCGTTATCAAGGTAACGGCAAGCGAATCGCAACAGCCAGCGAAGAAGCCCGCGCCGCGTATGGCAGCGAAAGCCGCCGTGAGCGCACCGCGCGCCAAGGCGACGACCGCGGACGACGGCGACTGGGAAACCTTCTAA
- the cheY gene encoding chemotaxis response regulator CheY encodes MDKNMKILVVDDFPTMRRIVRNLLKELGYSNVDEAEDGAAGLARLRGGGFDFVISDWNMPNLDGLAMLQQIRADANLSHLPVLMVTAESKKENIIAAAQAGANGYVVKPFTAATLDEKLSKILEKMAKAGS; translated from the coding sequence ATGGACAAGAACATGAAGATCCTCGTCGTCGACGATTTTCCGACGATGCGCCGTATCGTGCGCAATCTGCTGAAAGAGCTCGGCTATTCGAACGTCGATGAAGCCGAAGATGGCGCCGCCGGTCTCGCGCGACTGCGCGGCGGCGGCTTCGACTTCGTCATCTCCGACTGGAACATGCCGAACCTCGACGGCCTCGCCATGCTGCAGCAGATTCGCGCGGACGCCAACCTCTCGCATTTGCCGGTACTCATGGTGACGGCGGAATCGAAGAAGGAAAACATCATCGCGGCGGCGCAAGCCGGTGCGAATGGTTACGTCGTTAAGCCGTTCACGGCCGCCACGCTCGACGAGAAGCTCAGCAAGATTCTCGAGAAGATGGCCAAAGCGGGGAGCTGA
- a CDS encoding SPOR domain-containing protein: protein MAKPRRTSKQSQSKQTGGTFLGIVLGLIVGLAIAVIVALYITRAPTPFVAKVAPPPSDTSSAPAAQPYDPNRPLQGKTPGQAVPQAAQPTPPNTAPGQSTNQTQSSGMLDEPQIVEVPPSGSAASTPRNGNAANPKTPDNATSSAAATPKPSSTTGTAKTTPPAPGDVNTGYFLQVGAYKTQADAEQQRARLGFQGFESKVTQRDAGGVTYYRVRVGPFAKFEDMNTARQRLSDAGVDTAVIRFSKQ from the coding sequence ATGGCAAAACCACGTCGCACGTCGAAGCAGTCGCAGTCGAAGCAAACCGGGGGTACTTTTCTCGGCATCGTGCTGGGCCTGATCGTCGGGCTCGCGATCGCCGTGATCGTCGCGCTATATATCACCCGCGCGCCCACGCCGTTCGTGGCGAAGGTTGCGCCGCCGCCCTCCGACACCAGTTCCGCGCCCGCCGCGCAGCCTTACGATCCGAACCGTCCGCTGCAAGGCAAGACGCCTGGGCAGGCCGTGCCGCAAGCCGCGCAACCCACGCCGCCCAATACCGCGCCGGGCCAGAGCACCAATCAGACGCAATCGTCGGGCATGCTGGACGAACCGCAGATCGTCGAAGTGCCGCCTTCCGGTTCGGCCGCGTCCACGCCGAGGAACGGCAACGCCGCGAATCCGAAGACGCCCGACAACGCGACGAGTTCCGCCGCCGCTACGCCCAAGCCGAGCTCGACGACGGGCACGGCCAAGACCACGCCGCCCGCTCCTGGCGACGTCAACACGGGTTACTTCCTGCAGGTCGGCGCGTACAAGACTCAGGCCGACGCGGAACAGCAGCGCGCGCGGCTCGGCTTCCAGGGTTTCGAATCGAAGGTGACGCAGCGCGACGCGGGCGGCGTGACGTACTATCGCGTGCGCGTCGGCCCGTTCGCGAAGTTCGAGGACATGAACACGGCACGCCAGCGTCTATCCGATGCAGGCGTCGATACCGCCGTCATCCGATTCTCGAAGCAATGA
- a CDS encoding SDR family oxidoreductase, producing the protein MNAVRLKVFLTGASSGIGLALAEEYVKRGAVLGLVARRVDSLAAFAARHPQASISIYPADVRNANALADAARLFIEEHGPADIVIANAGVSRGALTGHGDLEAFRAVMDTNYFGMVATFEPFIASMTAARSGTLVGIASVAGVRGLPGSGAYSASKSAAAKYLEALRVEMRPQGVAVVTIAPGYVRSEMTAHNPYPMPFLMDADRFAAKTADAIARKVRYATFPWQMRIAGMLLHVMPRWLYDFIFERAPRKPRDGQ; encoded by the coding sequence ATGAACGCAGTTCGTCTCAAGGTTTTCCTGACCGGCGCGTCGAGTGGCATCGGCCTCGCTTTAGCCGAAGAGTATGTCAAGCGCGGGGCCGTACTCGGCCTCGTCGCCCGTCGCGTCGATTCCCTCGCGGCATTCGCCGCCCGCCATCCGCAAGCCTCCATCTCGATCTACCCCGCCGACGTGCGCAACGCGAACGCGCTTGCCGATGCCGCGCGCCTTTTCATCGAAGAACACGGTCCCGCCGATATCGTGATCGCCAATGCAGGCGTAAGCCGTGGCGCCCTCACCGGCCACGGCGATCTCGAAGCCTTCCGCGCCGTCATGGACACCAACTACTTCGGCATGGTGGCCACGTTCGAGCCGTTCATCGCGTCGATGACGGCGGCGCGAAGCGGAACGCTCGTCGGTATCGCGAGCGTCGCAGGCGTGCGCGGGCTGCCGGGATCGGGCGCCTACAGTGCGTCGAAATCGGCGGCGGCGAAGTATCTGGAAGCGTTGCGTGTGGAGATGCGGCCACAAGGCGTCGCGGTCGTGACCATCGCGCCGGGCTACGTGCGCTCGGAAATGACCGCGCACAATCCCTATCCCATGCCCTTTCTCATGGACGCGGACCGCTTCGCCGCCAAGACCGCCGACGCCATCGCGCGCAAGGTGCGCTACGCGACCTTTCCATGGCAAATGCGCATTGCAGGCATGCTGCTGCATGTCATGCCGCGCTGGCTTTACGACTTCATCTTCGAACGCGCGCCACGCAAGCCGCGCGACGGCCAATAA
- the cheZ gene encoding protein phosphatase CheZ, which produces MQAEIENDQSTDRILARIGQLTRTLRDSMRELGLDKQVEAAAVAVPDARDRLKYVATMTEQAAERALNAIELAKPMQEAMQHEAQALDARWEQWYGAPLGQGEAGELLADTRTFLQSVPAKTQATNAQLLEIMLAQDFQDLTGQVINKITDVVYLIEQQLLGVLLENIAPERREQFAASAAALVSSSGSPEALLNGPQINPQGRSDVVQDQSQVDDLLASLGF; this is translated from the coding sequence ATGCAGGCGGAGATCGAGAACGATCAGTCCACTGACCGGATTCTCGCCCGCATCGGGCAACTGACGCGCACGCTGCGCGACTCGATGCGCGAACTCGGCCTCGACAAGCAGGTGGAAGCGGCAGCCGTTGCCGTTCCGGACGCACGCGATCGCCTGAAGTACGTCGCCACGATGACCGAGCAGGCTGCCGAGCGCGCGCTCAACGCGATCGAACTCGCGAAGCCGATGCAAGAAGCGATGCAGCACGAAGCGCAGGCGCTCGATGCACGCTGGGAGCAATGGTACGGCGCGCCGCTCGGACAGGGCGAAGCGGGCGAATTGCTCGCGGATACGCGCACGTTTCTGCAAAGCGTTCCGGCGAAGACGCAGGCGACCAATGCGCAACTGCTCGAAATCATGCTCGCGCAGGATTTCCAGGATTTGACCGGACAGGTCATCAACAAGATCACGGATGTCGTGTATCTCATCGAACAGCAATTGCTTGGCGTGCTGCTCGAAAACATCGCACCGGAGCGGCGCGAGCAGTTCGCGGCATCGGCGGCGGCGCTCGTCTCTTCGAGCGGCAGCCCGGAGGCCTTGCTCAACGGTCCGCAGATCAATCCGCAAGGCCGCAGCGATGTCGTGCAGGATCAGTCGCAAGTGGACGACCTGCTGGCGAGCCTGGGTTTTTAA
- a CDS encoding thiol:disulfide interchange protein DsbA/DsbL, whose translation MKKLLSALALSFGIAALSLSAANVASAAPVSGKDYTVLSAPQPVGAPAGKVEVIEFFWYGCPHCNEFEPYIETWEKKQGPDVVFKRVPVAFRDDFIPHSKMYHALVALGVAEKVTPAVFNEIHVKKNYLLTPEAQATFLATQGIDKKKYMDAYNSFSTQSDIKRDAKLLQDYKIDGVPTVIVQGKYVTGPAATNSLQGTTDVMDFLVQQVRDKKM comes from the coding sequence ATGAAAAAACTGCTTAGCGCCCTCGCTCTTTCTTTCGGCATCGCGGCTCTTTCGCTGAGTGCGGCCAATGTCGCATCGGCGGCGCCCGTTTCGGGCAAGGACTATACGGTGCTTTCGGCGCCTCAACCGGTCGGCGCGCCCGCGGGCAAGGTCGAAGTCATCGAATTCTTCTGGTACGGCTGCCCGCATTGCAACGAATTCGAGCCGTACATCGAGACGTGGGAAAAGAAGCAAGGACCGGACGTCGTGTTCAAGCGCGTGCCGGTTGCCTTCCGCGACGACTTCATCCCGCACTCGAAGATGTATCACGCGCTCGTCGCGCTGGGCGTCGCGGAGAAGGTCACGCCGGCCGTGTTCAACGAGATCCACGTGAAGAAGAACTATCTGCTGACGCCCGAGGCGCAGGCGACCTTCCTTGCGACTCAGGGCATCGACAAGAAGAAGTACATGGACGCGTATAACTCGTTCTCGACGCAAAGCGACATCAAGCGCGACGCCAAGTTGCTGCAGGACTACAAGATCGACGGCGTGCCTACCGTCATCGTGCAGGGCAAGTACGTCACGGGCCCGGCCGCGACCAACAGTCTGCAAGGCACGACCGACGTGATGGACTTTCTCGTTCAGCAAGTTCGCGACAAGAAGATGTAA
- the cheW gene encoding chemotaxis protein CheW, protein MADIQNIHSATSSRRDAQHAEAAGQEFLVFTLGAEEYGIDILKVQEIRGYDNVTRIANAPSFIKGVINLRGIIVPIVDMRIKFNLGRVEYDNQTVVIILNVAHRVVGMVVDGVSDVLTLTQEQVMPAPEFGATLTSEYLTGLGTVDGRMLILMDIEKLMTSREMELIDSVAA, encoded by the coding sequence GTGGCAGACATTCAAAACATCCATTCCGCGACGTCTTCGCGTCGCGACGCGCAACACGCGGAAGCCGCCGGACAAGAGTTTCTGGTGTTCACGCTCGGCGCCGAAGAGTACGGCATCGACATCCTGAAGGTGCAGGAGATTCGCGGTTACGACAACGTGACGCGCATTGCCAATGCGCCTTCGTTCATCAAGGGCGTGATCAATCTGCGCGGCATCATCGTGCCGATCGTGGACATGCGCATCAAGTTCAATCTGGGTCGCGTCGAGTACGACAACCAGACGGTCGTGATCATTCTGAACGTCGCGCATCGCGTGGTCGGCATGGTGGTCGACGGCGTCTCGGACGTCCTCACGCTCACGCAAGAGCAAGTGATGCCCGCGCCCGAATTCGGCGCGACGCTGACCTCCGAATATCTGACGGGCTTAGGCACCGTGGATGGCCGCATGCTGATTCTGATGGACATCGAGAAGCTCATGACGAGCCGCGAGATGGAATTGATCGACTCGGTTGCCGCTTAA
- a CDS encoding chemotaxis response regulator protein-glutamate methylesterase — MSIVNANNKPATPKINVLCVDDSALVRSLMTEIINSQPDMHVCATAPDPLVARELIKLHNPDVLTLDVEMPRMDGLDFLEKLMRLRPMPVVMVSSLTERGNEITLRALELGAVDFVTKPKVGIRDGMLDYAEKLADKIRAASRARVRQTTHAASAPASAGSAAAVRPAPHLNNPLVSTEKLVIVGASTGGTEAIREVLVPLPPDAPAVLIAQHMPPGFTKSFAQRLNGLCRITVKEAEHGERVLPGHAYIAPGHAHLVLARSGANYVAHLSDAPPVNRHRPSVDVLFRSAAQHAGKNAIGVILTGMGRDGAAGLLDMQQAGAYTLAQDEASCVVFGMPREAIAMGGASEIAPLNEMSRRVMARLASMGERVQRV, encoded by the coding sequence ATGAGTATCGTCAACGCGAACAACAAGCCGGCGACGCCGAAGATCAACGTACTGTGCGTCGACGATTCGGCGCTGGTGCGCAGCCTGATGACCGAGATCATCAACTCGCAGCCCGACATGCACGTGTGCGCGACCGCGCCCGATCCGCTCGTCGCACGTGAGCTCATCAAGCTGCATAACCCGGACGTACTGACGCTGGATGTCGAAATGCCGCGCATGGACGGCCTCGACTTCCTGGAAAAGCTGATGCGCCTGCGGCCGATGCCGGTCGTGATGGTGTCGTCGCTGACCGAGCGCGGCAACGAAATTACGTTGCGCGCGCTGGAACTCGGCGCGGTGGATTTCGTGACGAAGCCGAAAGTCGGCATCCGCGACGGCATGCTCGATTACGCGGAGAAGCTCGCCGACAAGATTCGCGCGGCGTCGCGCGCTCGCGTGCGGCAGACCACGCATGCGGCAAGCGCGCCCGCCAGCGCGGGGTCGGCTGCGGCCGTGCGGCCCGCGCCGCATTTGAACAACCCGTTGGTATCGACGGAAAAGCTGGTGATCGTCGGGGCATCGACGGGCGGAACGGAAGCGATCCGCGAAGTGCTCGTGCCGCTGCCGCCCGATGCGCCCGCCGTGCTGATCGCGCAACACATGCCGCCCGGCTTCACGAAGTCGTTCGCGCAGCGTCTGAACGGACTGTGCCGTATCACGGTGAAAGAAGCCGAACACGGCGAGCGTGTCTTGCCGGGCCACGCGTATATCGCGCCGGGCCACGCGCATCTGGTGCTCGCGCGCAGCGGAGCGAACTACGTGGCGCATCTGTCGGACGCGCCGCCGGTCAACCGGCATCGTCCCTCGGTGGATGTGCTGTTCCGCTCGGCCGCGCAGCACGCGGGCAAGAACGCGATCGGCGTGATCCTGACCGGCATGGGCCGCGACGGCGCGGCCGGCCTGCTCGACATGCAGCAGGCGGGCGCTTACACGCTTGCGCAGGATGAAGCGAGTTGCGTGGTGTTCGGCATGCCGCGCGAAGCAATTGCAATGGGCGGTGCGAGCGAAATCGCGCCGCTCAACGAAATGAGCCGGCGCGTCATGGCGCGGCTTGCCTCGATGGGCGAACGCGTGCAGCGCGTCTGA